A segment of the Candida albicans SC5314 chromosome 2, complete sequence genome:
AATTTGGATAGCTACAAGGACCAGTCGATATTGAAAAGCTACCCTAGTCAATCCATTTCCAAGGTGGCTAGATTCGAAAGAATCCAATTCACCAGCTCTATTAGAGTTAAAAGCACCAACACAACTGCTAGATACTTTACCTTGCATGTCGAATTATTGGGTATAATCGAGGACGAGGACTTGCAGATCCAACCAATCTTATTGAGTTCAATTGAATCACCGCCTTTAATTGTCAGAGGCAGATCTCCGTCAAGCTACCACAAAGATAGAACTTCTGGGTATAGGGCTACAAACACCCCAACCCCTACTCCTCCACAGTAAGCAAAACtatagatttttttttttttttgatgatgacgaagaaaggttgattttaaagtttaaagtaaataaaaaaattttgtattATAATTACACAAAAGATCACAAAATATATACACTGATACATATATAAAGCTTTTATTTGTAATAGTAATCTTATTTATAGCCGTAACTGCCCCATCCCCACAAAATATCAGAGCCAGGTGTCGTGTACCAATCACCCGcaccaaaaaattttttatgtTTCTCCCCACTACAGGAGCCAAcgtaagaaaaaaaaaatatttgattctcatcaaataataattgtgaCATTAATAAGACATTGCTGAAGTATGACCCAATCTAATAGTGACTCGTCAAGTACTGGCGACGTACCCAATATCAACACTTCGCTAATACCGTCGATCTCAAAACCAGTATACTCACGTATCCCTATCCCGGGCCATTTAAGCAATGATCAATCCACCCCCATTGAGGATATTAAGATTATCGATAAACAGAGCATAGACTATATAATAAGGTCAGGTCTAGCTGGTGGCTTAGCTGGATCTTGTGCCAAGACCTTAGTGGCACCTTTGGACAGAATCAAGATCTTGTTCCAAACATCAAACCCAGAATTCATAAAGTATAGAGGAACATTTGGCGGGTTCATTGATGCTGGAAAACGTATATGGAAAACCGACGGGGTAATGGGGTTGTACCAAGGTAACTCAGTGACTTTGTTACGTATCTTCCCCTATGCAGCAATCAAATTTGTTGCCTATGAACAAATTCGTACTTTTTTGATCCCAAACGACAGTTACGAAACCGCCGCTAGAAGATTTATGGCTGGGTCGTTATCAGGACTAGCATCGGTGTTTTTCACGTATCCACTAGACTTAGTTAGAGTGAGATTAGCATTTGAAACTAGAAACTTGTCTCATTCACAAATccatcaccaccacaaaGAGTTTATGGCCCATCGTCGAGGAAGAATATTTTCTACCGTCAGCCTAATTTATAACGAAAACCCACCAATCAAAACCACTGACCCGTCGTGGTTGAAATTAATGCGAAAATCGTTCCCGTCACCCATAAACCATTTAGCCAATTTCTACCGTGGGTTTGCCCCGACAATATTAGGTATGATCCCTTACGCTGGTGTCTCATTCTACACTCATGATTTGTTGCACGATATTTTGCGCTCCAAATGGCTCGCAAAATATACTGTCCAATCAACCAACCACCAAAACGTCGtggtaaagaaaaaggggAAATCGTCCAGAGAATCACGTGCGCCCCTAAAAGCATATGCACAATTATTTGCTGGTGGGTTGGCTGGGTTATGTTCCCAGACCGCCGCCTACCCGTTTGAAGTTATCCGAAGAAGAATGCAAGTGGGAGGCGCCATAAACCAGGGTCAGTTTTTGTCATTCAAAAACACAGCAAAACTAATCTATCGAGAGAACGGACTTCAAGGGTTTTTCGTTGGGTTGAGTATTGGTTATATGAAAGTAGTGCCCATGGTTGCATGCTCGTTCTTTGTCTAcgaaagaatgaaaaagttCTTAGGTATATAGAGAGCCTATTTATATGTACATGAAATCAGAaaaaccaccaccacttcTTATTGCCTGGCTTGACTCCAAACTTGGTCGACGAAGCAGTAATATCTTTGATCCCGGACTTTGCCAAATCCTTAGCAATACTAGCAGTGGTCGACAACTTGTCCGTACCAATCCTGAACCCCCAACCTCTCAAGAGTTTCACTATTCCCGGTGTAATGGCAGCAGTGATTGGCAACCTAATGAAAATTAACGATTTATGGATCCCATACGCAATGGCAAACTCTGTCCATGAAAATTGACTCAATATGTAGCTGACCATCGACCCAGAATTTTCCGAGGTTGTTTCGCCTTGTGACTCAATGTCTTGCTGGATCTTGTTAATCtcttgtttcttcttcaactcTTCATCAGAAA
Coding sequences within it:
- the LEU5 gene encoding coenzyme A transporter (Putative mitochondrial carrier protein; Hap43-repressed; rat catheter biofilm induced), whose product is MTQSNSDSSSTGDVPNINTSLIPSISKPVYSRIPIPGHLSNDQSTPIEDIKIIDKQSIDYIIRSGLAGGLAGSCAKTLVAPLDRIKILFQTSNPEFIKYRGTFGGFIDAGKRIWKTDGVMGLYQGNSVTLLRIFPYAAIKFVAYEQIRTFLIPNDSYETAARRFMAGSLSGLASVFFTYPLDLVRVRLAFETRNLSHSQIHHHHKEFMAHRRGRIFSTVSLIYNENPPIKTTDPSWLKLMRKSFPSPINHLANFYRGFAPTILGMIPYAGVSFYTHDLLHDILRSKWLAKYTVQSTNHQNVVVKKKGKSSRESRAPLKAYAQLFAGGLAGLCSQTAAYPFEVIRRRMQVGGAINQGQFLSFKNTAKLIYRENGLQGFFVGLSIGYMKVVPMVACSFFVYERMKKFLGI
- the NAT2 gene encoding Nat2p (Putative N-terminal acetyltransferase; Hap43p-repressed gene; mutation confers hypersensitivity to toxic ergosterol analog); translation: MFSFKGFGSAIRPLRFVNHGMFRFQSTRAAKPQGIKALMKEYGYPALAVYLGLSCIDLPICYVLVHSMGQEKIEVYENKVKQTFGYGISDEELKKKQEINKIQQDIESQGETTSENSGSMVSYILSQFSWTEFAIAYGIHKSLIFIRLPITAAITPGIVKLLRGWGFRIGTDKLSTTASIAKDLAKSGIKDITASSTKFGVKPGNKKWWWFF